In Podospora pseudocomata strain CBS 415.72m chromosome 4, whole genome shotgun sequence, the genomic stretch GCGTCCaaaaccacaccaccatctcatctcatcgcCCCAAGTGCTGCTGCTACCTCGGCCTGATTCGCTCGCTTGCCCAGCATGAAGCTCTCATTGGTTGCTGTTAcagttgctgctgccttCTCGTCGACGGTGCTGGCTCACTCGAGCTCACCGGCCGACGTGAACATGCTGGAGATGCGAGCTGCCAAGGGCAAAGGCAAGCACAACAAGCACGAACACCCCAAGCATGACTTTCGTCTGGCTTGTGTTTGCGAGCCCGACCGGTGTCCGACGTTTCTGCAGGGCAAGTCCGTGAGTTTGCTCTCTTACATCTACACTGTTCTGCCGGCAGCGTCAGAGTCGTAGTATGGTATCCATGCTGACTTATCTCGATGTTGATATTACCATAGCTGTGCGAGTGCAAGGCAGCCCACCTCGAGGGATGCTACTTGAAATCGCAGAGAGGATGCCCAAAGCCCTCGGCTAAGGTaagattttttttctttctttctttctttgttgtGTTGACGTGGCCGGTCGCGTGCCTCCGTCAGGGTCTCGTTCGCTCAATCTATCCAAAGTATTCTGCGCAGAAATCGAACAGTTGCTGACGATCATGGCCTTGAACAGAAGTGTTGAATGCAGGAGGATCGCTTGGCATGTGAAGCTAGCGGCCTAGGGCTGCAGGGGTCGAGGAgagaagttgaagggggaAAATATTTCAACAGAAGAAATGTAATTGGTTAAAAAAGTTGGAGAGTGTGTTCCCCGGTGCCGTTTGTGCCGAGGCCAGCCGTGTTCGCATGTAGCAATTGACAGCAATTAATCTCTATTTCTTGGGGGACGCGCAACCAGGAAGGTCCAATATAAGCTTCCCCAACACTACCGGGCACATTTCTTGAAGAAAATACAAGCTCTTGACAAGAAAATGACAAGAAGGGACAAGCCCTGGGCGAGATCCACACGCAAGAGAGTCCAAGACAACGCCAAGGTGTCGTATATAAGTGTAGAAAAGACATGGGACGGGAGCACGGGAGTTGAACAATTGCATTGTGCATTTCATTTTCCTTTATTGCTTTGCTAAGTAGGTATAATGTGTATCCTTATTCCGTAGCCTAATGTACTGTAAAAatgacaaaagaaaacaaaagacagTCGCAGCCATTTTTAGGAAACCTAGGAAATCCCAATGCAAATCCCTTTCCTCGTTTAGACAGAAAATGAAATGAAACagtgtatgtgtgtgtgtgtgtgtgtttgtgcCCTTTTCAGGTGTgtgtgaggtgaggtgtgtCAGTTGAGGTTGCCCTGGGTCTGGCAGGTGGCAGAGGGCAGAGATGTGTGTGCCGCGTCCCACTCACTCAGCTGTCGACCCTTGTCCGGGACTCCAAAACACCGCAACGTCAAACGACCACCGCGACCGACCCTCCATCAAACAGATCAAtcaaatcaatcaatcaatcaatcaatcgCCAATTTTACCCATTAGCATTATTACCCCATCgaagaaaggaaaaaaaaaataccgACATCCACCCGACCCCGAAACGAAACCACATCCTCGAAGGGAATCAGTCGCTTGGCTTGGCTTTGGCTTGGCTTGCTTTGGCCTGACAGGACGGGATGGACATCACACCTTGactgactgctgctgctgctgctgcagccCCAAGGTCCTCTCGACAAAGTTCCACAGATCTGATGCGCACTGGGCGACGCTCTCCCGCGGTGACCACCCCAGCTCCTTGCTGGCTCGCTCGGTAGACGCCACGCAGACGCCAACGTCTCCTGGTCTTCGTCCGGCCCAGTCCAGTGAGACAGTCCTTTTCGATGCGGCCTCGAGGCTCCGGACTGCTTCGAGCACAGTGGTGCCCGTGCCGCTCCCGAGATTGAAGGCGCGGAACCCTGTCCCCCCCCGATCGCCGTTCCACCCGAGCGCCGAGATGTGGCCCCGCGCCACGTCCAGGACGTGAATGTAGTCTCGAACCGCCGTGCCGTCCCGCGTCGCCCAATCTGTGCCGAATACGTTTAGCCTTTCCCTCTGCCCCGTCAGCACCTGTGTCAGCACGGGGTACAGGTTGGTCGCCTCCCCCCGCGGGTTCTCCCCCAGCAGTCCCGACGGGTCGCAGCCAACGGGGTTGAAGTAGCGCAGTGCCACGATGCGCCAGGCCGGGTTCGCGGCCGCCACATCTGCAAGAATAGCTTCGCTGAAGTACTTTGTCCGCGCGTAGGGGCACGACAGGCCCACCGCCGACGGCTGCGTCACGATGCGCTCGCCCGTCGACTCGTCGACCCGCTCCTCGGCGTGGTGGATCAGGTCCGACTCCCGCAGCGGCTCGCCCGTGTTGGCCTTGGACCCATACACGGTCGCCGAGCTGCTGAAGATAAAGTTGTGGATGTTGTACTTGTCGAGCTGCTGGAGCAGCGATACGAGCCCGCAGACGTTGTTCTGGTAGTACTGCAACGGCCGCCGTATCGACTCCTCGACCGACTTGTAAGCCGCAAAGTGGATCACCCCCTCGATGCGGGACTGGTACGTCATGCGCTgcctgccgctgccgtcgATCGACATGACAAGGTCCGTGTAGCTCTCGATGAGGAACCGCATCGATCGGCTGCGATAGTCAAGACGGTGGAAGTGGATCAAGGGCATCCTCCTGCCATTGGCCTTGCAGTGCTTGGCCGTCAAGGTCTTGATGCTGTCCAGGATGGTCTGGtagctgttgctgaggttgTCGACAATGATGACTGCAAGACGGCACGGTTAGCATGAGACGGCAGAAAAGGTGGGAGAGAGAACAATACCATTGTGCCCCTCTCTTAGGAGCTCCAACACGGTGTGTGATCCGATATACCCAAGACCCCCGATGACGAGGGTGAACTTGGGGCTGCCAGCTTCTTGTTCACGACCACCaagtggtgatggggtaCGATCAATGTCGAAGCCATCCTCAGACAAGTCGGGACTAGTGAGCGGCGAGCTCGCGGCGGGTGAGTccgacggcgaggaagagctcACCGAGTCTGCGTAGTGGTCGTTGTCCATGTCGTCAAGTCCGCTGGGAGGTTGAACAGGTAGGTTGTCGATGGAGTACCCGGGCCACATGCTTGCTGCTtctggttgtgtgtgtgtgtgtgtgtgtgtgtgtgtgtatggTATATATGGGAGGCTTGATAGGGCTAACGAAGCATGCAAGGACAGAATAGGGATGTCAGGCTTGGTATTTAAAAACACGGTACCGGGGCTGCCGTGACTGCGGAAGAAAGCTCACTGATGAGACATATGAATCACGGCAAAGGGAAAAATTAGGCCGGCTTTATCAGCCTGACTctgccagccagcaacaagGTGCTATTCTGGGCAGTGGAGTCCTCGCTTTGCTCCATGTGTCCCGGTACTCCGGGAGCCCTACTTCCACGGCACCATGCACGACCACTGCGGCAATGGTTCAAATGGAAGCATTGGCCGCAACCGGATGGGCAAGACCTTCTGCCAGACTGTCCAGAACTGTCCAGGGGGGGACccaggaggggggtggaaggtTCCTGAGGCCCGGGTCGGGCTTACCGCCTTGGGGTCTCGACTTCATCCCACTCAGTTTCGTTTCACTGGCCACAACACGACGGAACACAAAACACAGGGCTCCGCAGAAAGAGACAATCACATCAACTACTCAGCCTATTCACGAGAGCAACTCCATGGCCGGAATTCTTTCCAATTCGGGCTGACGTCTTTTGCTCCTCAGCTCCACAAGGGCCGGGAGCACCCGACAAATATGCCCTGATTGCCATGCGGTGCGGGATGggactggactggactggactggactCGAACTCGAGATACACAGGCACACCATCAGGAACAGCAAGCTTCTTTCAGCACAGCTCACAACCTGCCTGTGCTGTGCGGCGTGGCTTTGCCCTCTGCGATTGTGCCCTTTGTGAGCCATTTAGGCTATTGACTGCTATGGAAGAAGCCGGAGCCCCGCTGTGGAAAAGAATAAACAATGCATCAAAGGACGGGATTCAGGAACAGAAGGTGGAAGAGAGGCTCTTCTTAGGCAGAGCCTTCCATGCCGGGTGGGTAGCTTCTTGGCTGACCTAACCGTGACATCCGTATAAAAGAAAACTCTTACGACTTTTCTCAAGCTAAGCGAGTTGGCGCTGACGGCCTTGGACACAGTTCACCGAAAACAAAACTGTACACGCAGTAGATGGTGATATTCTCGCCCGCCTGCCCTGTTGGGCAAGACGGAATCCTTGGCGAATACTCCGTATtgcttctcttttttttttctttttttttctctctccctctcaggCTTGTCCCACTTGAGCGTTGCGGCTGACGGCAATCACGTCATTGGAAGTGGTACTGGGATGATTCCGGTAAGGTGCTCGGACAAGACTTGATCTGACAAGCTCTGTGGTACCAGCACAGCGTTCCCTCACAGACATGACAACCTGACATGGCGCCAAAACGCCATCCAACCCACGCCCAAAACCAGACCAGATGGTTTGCCGATGGGCGAGGACTCAGTCGAGGTCTGGTCATCAGGGCGAGACTTTGTgagtcgaggttggggaaatATTGGGGATGTGATGGACGGTCCTTGCATTGCATAATTGTCCAGACTGGACTGTGAGGTTGGATGGTTGGATGTACCTTTGTATCGTATCCGTACCTGTTTTTCTTTGACCTCGAGGGAGCTTGGCAAAGAATAAGGCGATTCGCTTCGCCCAATTCGATTCGAGCATTTCGGAATTTGTCCCGACCTGGGGAAAATCTTGCAGGACGCCCAAAGCCAACACGAGAAaatttttttcttctttttcttttccttccaACGAACGAAGTCGACGGCCGCGTGGAGAAACAAGTGGTTGACAGTCACAGACAAGGCTCGACGTTGGCCGGGCGGGGTTACATACGGCGAGTACTGTACAGGAGAGAAGCTGCATCTCGTCTCGTCTGGAGCTGCAATGTCACTCGAAAACGGAAGACAGGAACGCCAACAAGTCACCATGTCAACAATCAGAGCAACCTTGGACTTGGCAACCACACCACAAGAAGTGATCTCCGTGGGGCTTCGATCTCGCCGTGCGTTAGCGCGTATATGGGGGAGAGTGGCCTATCAGCTTGACCCCTTGCTCCCCGATCAGCTTTTGATGACAGGCCGGCAACTGAGGTGCCGATCCTTGCCCAGGTTCCGGAATATTCTTATTGTGGGAGCACAAAGCCCCGGTAAGCGCCCAAGCGCCTCCCCCCCGATActgtcacacacacacagacacacacagctccagctcccatCGACTCTTCTCTCATGGACGGGAGACTCACAGACGTTCCACGCAGGGAGCCGTACCGTTAACCGACAACCGAGCGCGCGCAATCTCCCATCTCACCCATTCTCATCGTatttgctttcttttctAAAAAAGCCATCAGCCGCTCCGATGCCAACGTCGGCGCCATTTGTCGTACACTGCCGGCCGTTTTTGCTATGACAATTCGGGCCTAAAGGATTATGGGGAACCTGGAAGTGCTGTTAGTGCGCAGCAGCTAGCTTACCAGTGCTTACCTAGCGGGGAAAGCTAGCATATGCCCAGGCAAGGCAGGCTGAACTAGCTGACAGCGAGCGTTGGTTGTCCACGTTGGATCTTGGCCCTACCAGAAACGAAGCTCACCGACACCACGTTCACAAAGAACTGTCCACACCTGGACTGGACAAAACAATAGGGCCGTGGGGGCGAAACCTCGACAGATGCATATTTTGTTATTTGCCTATTATTCCCTTGTTCCCTTTGTTCCCCTTTGGGACACATCCGTTGTATTTGCGTCCCATCGACAAAACCAACAGCATACATTAGCGAACGGCAAACGTGGGCACAGCGGAGCTTGGCCTCGGCCAGCTCACACAAGACACAcaaagaaggagggagagcaaAAAAGGCACACCAGACAATTTCATTCGGAGCCcgtatttttattttttattttctctGACGTTGTACCAAGTCAAACTGTGCAACTTCAAACCCTCACCGTGTATCCACGTGGACATGCGCTAAAAGGGTTGCAGATCTAGCTCCGTACCCGTACCACTCTCTGCGTTATTTTGGGATGCGACTCAGTCTGAGTCGACTCTCCCTGAAGTTGACCGGCGAACAGACCCGCTGTTACATTGCAAGGGGCAAGAGAGATATGTATGTTCGGTGGGGTagggtaaggtaggtaggtagtgtaggtaggtgggtggttgtgtggtTTGTGTGCTGTGGTGATCCCCGAGCGAGGACGGACACAACcaagcccccccccccctccctcgttttttttctccctttccctccttggGACCTGGACTCGGACGCCGAACTCGAGGTTTGCATTTGCCGCAAAACTGTGGGATATCGGATTTGGTTGCCCTGCTTTTGGGCACCAAGAAAACCAAGAACCTTGCTGAGACAGCTTTCTCTTTGGCACAGCTGCTGTCTTTCAGTAGTGAGGGCGCCACACCCGCATCCCGCAAGCTTTGCCTTAACCAAGCAGATGTTACATCACATTTTGTGTCTCAGCCTCTTTTCGAAACCGGAAGTCGTCCAagagaacaacaacatgTCCGGGATGGATAACGGactgcttcttctttctgACGAGTCTTTGGCGCCTGGCCATTCGGTGGCCGCCACCGTGGTGTGTGACCACAATGAACGGCCGGGGTGTCCGGCAGCCCTAGTTCAGCCAGGAggctttttttctcttcctttGACTCTTTCGGctgggggaaaaaagaaggctTGGGTCTCCCTCGGATGTTGTGGCTGGATGGATACCCATCCCGGGTCCATGCGAGGCGAGACGaacaagctcatcaagctcATCTTGGAGCCAAGTAACCAAGCAGAAAGAGGGCCAAGAATTCGCCGTGGGTGGGTT encodes the following:
- a CDS encoding hypothetical protein (EggNog:ENOG503PX3C) — protein: MKLSLVAVTVAAAFSSTVLAHSSSPADVNMLEMRAAKGKGKHNKHEHPKHDFRLACVCEPDRCPTFLQGKSLCECKAAHLEGCYLKSQRGCPKPSAKKC
- a CDS encoding hypothetical protein (EggNog:ENOG503NXTR; COG:M), whose amino-acid sequence is MWPGYSIDNLPVQPPSGLDDMDNDHYADSVSSSSPSDSPAASSPLTSPDLSEDGFDIDRTPSPLGGREQEAGSPKFTLVIGGLGYIGSHTVLELLREGHNVIIVDNLSNSYQTILDSIKTLTAKHCKANGRRMPLIHFHRLDYRSRSMRFLIESYTDLVMSIDGSGRQRMTYQSRIEGVIHFAAYKSVEESIRRPLQYYQNNVCGLVSLLQQLDKYNIHNFIFSSSATVYGSKANTGEPLRESDLIHHAEERVDESTGERIVTQPSAVGLSCPYARTKYFSEAILADVAAANPAWRIVALRYFNPVGCDPSGLLGENPRGEATNLYPVLTQVLTGQRERLNVFGTDWATRDGTAVRDYIHVLDVARGHISALGWNGDRGGTGFRAFNLGSGTGTTVLEAVRSLEAASKRTVSLDWAGRRPGDVGVCVASTERASKELGWSPRESVAQCASDLWNFVERTLGLQQQQQQSVKV